The following is a genomic window from Heliangelus exortis chromosome 26, bHelExo1.hap1, whole genome shotgun sequence.
TGCAGAGTGTCCAGTTTGGGGAGAGCCAGGTCCCACCTTTGGTTTTAACCCAGGTCCTGGAGATGCCCCCGgcagcacctcccagccccagtTCTGTCACTTTGAGGGCTCAGACTtgtccccccacctccctgacCCCCAGGGGCTGTTGAGCACCTGCCCTAATTAATGAGCAGCCCTTGATGGCCACCTCAGCCCCCAGGCACGGGAAGGTCAAGCTCTGACCCAGGGGGGTCTCTGTCTTGGGGGTCCATATATTTGGGCCAAATCGatgaaaaagcctctccaggagAAGAATATTCCACTCTGTAGGACTCCTGGAGGTGGGGGAGAGTTCCTCAGTTTCTCTCAGCTACTTAAAGGACCGTTGTCACCCTGTAGTGGCACTGAGTGAAGGCTGAGGCTGCAAGCAGTGCCAAGTTTAAGGCTGAaaggagccttttcctttccttcgGCCCCTGatccccccccgcccctccccgaGGTGGTTCAGCCCCGCGCACGCGGTGTCCACGTGACGCCCGCCCGCGAGCGGCGCTGCCGTTGGAGTCGGCTCTGCCGTTGTTGTCGGCGCTGCCGTTGGTGTCGAGGCTTTCGCAGCGGCACCTCCTGCGCTGGGCTCCGCTGGGCTCCGCCTCTCgggctgctcctgcttctcGCCGTTGGATTGCTCCTTGCTCCCGCCTCGTCCCTGCCTCTCTCCtacctgccctgtccctgcctttgcccgTCCCGTGTCCCGAGCCGACCCCggctcccctccagccccctccacccccccccaccccggcTCTGCCGGttttctcctgctgcccccGCGGGGCTGTGACCGCACCGCAACCCGCAGAGCTTCCGGGATGGGGCTCTTCAGGAAGAACTCTCGGGTGCCACCCTCTGGCAGCactcctgggcagccctgcgaggctgctggtgctggtgctgctgctggtgctgctgctggtgctgctgctgctgctgctgctgctgctgctgctgctggtgctgctggtgctggtgctggtgctggtgctggtgctggtgctgctggcaccCATAAGAAACAGCTGAGCAAGCTGCACCGCGCGGCTGCCTCCGCCGacctggcctggctgaggcgCTGGCGCTGGCTGATCAAGATTTGGGGCATCGACCGCCGCGACAGggagaatcggtgaggggctgtgggctgctgctgggacacctcgggtggcgtgcgggagcatcccccctgcagggtttgtgtgggatccccttggagctgattgcttgcaaagcaagatgtgccctgtgagctgggagggggaactcgagagctttccagtgctgggTGGGCACgagtgctcctggaggtgctgggctgctgcttggctctgccctccctgctgggttgcagcagcagcagcagcagcagcagcagcagcagcagcagcagcagcagcagcagcagggtctggGCAGGGTTCCCTGGGCTGGGTGGTGTcacagctttggtttttttgttgtctgtcagtgttaagctcccatgtttaattctcaggacacctctccaccTGGCGTGTGCCAAAGGCCACGCAGCCGTCGCCAACTTTCTAATAAGGCAGCACTGCCAGTTGGATCCTACTGACAGTTTTGggagaacacccctgatgatggtgagtgagagaagttctgctcttggcagAGGGGCTTATTGAGTGTGCCTTAagggagaggtgtctggcaggactctgtgCTCAGAGTGTGCAGCAAGATGCCTGTTGGATCTGGAGTGGAAGAGGCATCTCTCAGCTGATCCTTGAGGTCAGAAGCTGAGCGAGCTGTGGGGGAGTGAAATGCAACCTTTGCAactctttccttcccttgtgTCTTCTCAGGCAGTGCAGTTCAACCGAGTCTCCTgtgtggctctgctgctgcagagaggtgCAGACCCAAACCTGAGTGACATGTCTGGCAACACCGCCCTCCATCTGGCAGTCCTGTTTTGTGATGTCAGTGTGGTGCAGCTGTTACTCCGGCGTGGTGCCAGTCTTGATGCTGAGAACAAGgtaaatttttcctgtttcttcaggAAGTTGTTTCAGAAAGCGGCAGCACCATTTCTGTCAAAGAGTGTTTTTGACTTTGATTCTCACCTCGATGGATTTGTCTGTCCtttcaggagggctttaccCCACTCAGCCTTGCTGTCTCTAAAGGCCAGGCAGAGATAGCTGagtttctggggaaaaaagcagctggagaccaGGCTCAAAGGTAAGGGGTTTATCCAAAGGGGTCCCTTTAGTATTCTTTCTGTTGGGTTGCTGAGAGGCGTGGGAATGTGCTCTGAGCAAAAGcagggggcagagggaaggagctgtTTCTGTGTGACTTGT
Proteins encoded in this region:
- the LOC139807766 gene encoding putative ankyrin repeat domain-containing protein 30B-like isoform X1; this encodes MGLFRKNSRVPPSGSTPGQPCEAAGAGAAAGAAAGAAAAAAAAAAAAGAAGAGAGAGAGAGAAGTHKKQLSKLHRAAASADLAWLRRWRWLIKIWGIDRRDRENRTPLHLACAKGHAAVANFLIRQHCQLDPTDSFGRTPLMMAVQFNRVSCVALLLQRGADPNLSDMSGNTALHLAVLFCDVSVVQLLLRRGASLDAENKEGFTPLSLAVSKGQAEIAEFLGKKAAGDQAQSPSEQVAEREAEKEEEAEHAGDPDDVVVLNTALWEEAFGSALDAAAVERGGRIFKSGGAQEEKDPGLFLRWFVLSALSVFPVAFSIRWSSRRSFVDVLICYTASCQAVSEGSCDSMSTGRVVVFPCPPDKTFSCPVIKHPAPSLRF
- the LOC139807766 gene encoding putative ankyrin repeat domain-containing protein 30B-like isoform X2; its protein translation is MCPVSWEGELESFPVLGGHETPLHLACAKGHAAVANFLIRQHCQLDPTDSFGRTPLMMAVQFNRVSCVALLLQRGADPNLSDMSGNTALHLAVLFCDVSVVQLLLRRGASLDAENKEGFTPLSLAVSKGQAEIAEFLGKKAAGDQAQSPSEQVAEREAEKEEEAEHAGDPDDVVVLNTALWEEAFGSALDAAAVERGGRIFKSGGAQEEKDPGLFLRWFVLSALSVFPVAFSIRWSSRRSFVDVLICYTASCQAVSEGSCDSMSTGRVVVFPCPPDKTFSCPVIKHPAPSLRF